A window of the Catenulispora sp. GP43 genome harbors these coding sequences:
- a CDS encoding DUF5937 family protein, translating to MPRPIRIPIAGTEMARVRFAISPVYEAVQAVYVLHAPGRHAVHLPWVRWARPLLAQVPGTEMLSGFAERTVRPGVLVPPPDVHMPGLDEELETIRGADPERVRRFFDNNGAPSDRFQQEFYDDPPAGLARLADVLRQVFDVLVAPHWPRMLGVLEADIAYRARVLADGGVAAVFDDLHQDVRWSDGELRMHGPGISEAVWPLAAKEVVLEGRSLVLSPSVLGWPDVCVNTKPVTSGLLHYPARAVATVWETRRPAPDALAALLGRTRAELLVQLAEPGTTGELAGRLGVTAGAVSQHLGVLRGAGLVATRRDGRAVLHLRTERAEALLG from the coding sequence ATGCCGAGACCGATCCGCATACCGATCGCCGGCACCGAGATGGCCCGCGTCCGCTTCGCCATCTCGCCGGTCTACGAGGCCGTCCAGGCCGTGTACGTCCTGCACGCTCCGGGCCGGCACGCCGTCCACCTGCCGTGGGTGCGCTGGGCGCGGCCGTTGCTGGCCCAGGTCCCCGGGACGGAGATGCTGTCCGGGTTCGCCGAGCGGACCGTCCGGCCCGGCGTCCTGGTCCCGCCGCCGGACGTCCACATGCCCGGCCTGGACGAAGAGCTGGAGACCATCCGCGGCGCCGATCCCGAGCGGGTCCGGCGCTTCTTCGACAACAACGGCGCGCCGAGCGACCGCTTCCAGCAGGAGTTCTACGACGACCCGCCGGCCGGTCTGGCCCGGCTCGCCGACGTCCTTCGGCAGGTGTTCGACGTGCTCGTCGCCCCGCACTGGCCGCGGATGCTCGGGGTGCTGGAGGCCGACATCGCCTACCGGGCCCGGGTGCTGGCCGACGGCGGCGTGGCCGCGGTCTTCGACGACCTGCACCAGGATGTCCGCTGGTCGGACGGGGAACTGCGGATGCACGGCCCGGGAATCAGCGAGGCCGTGTGGCCGTTGGCAGCTAAGGAAGTCGTCCTCGAAGGACGCTCGCTGGTGCTCTCGCCGAGCGTGCTCGGCTGGCCCGACGTCTGTGTGAACACCAAGCCGGTCACCTCCGGCCTGCTGCACTATCCGGCGCGGGCCGTGGCGACGGTCTGGGAGACCAGGCGCCCCGCGCCGGACGCGCTGGCCGCGCTCCTCGGCCGGACCCGGGCCGAGCTGCTGGTCCAGCTCGCCGAGCCGGGCACCACCGGGGAGCTGGCCGGGCGGCTGGGCGTGACCGCCGGAGCGGTCTCGCAGCACCTCGGGGTGCTGCGCGGAGCCGGTCTGGTGGCCACTCGGCGGGACGGCCGGGCGGTGCTGCATCTGCGGACCGAGCGGGCGGAGGCGCTGCTGGGGTGA
- a CDS encoding bifunctional DNA primase/polymerase encodes MTVLSLPEGDLAEPGPAPAGADPLGLKAAALDYIEERHWDILPGASVMRVDGAWHCSCGNAACPAFGSHPAHRDWNKQITAQPSRVHSWWGEHPDAAILLPTGRTFDVIDVPEQAGCLALARLERSGANLGPVAATPTRRLYFFVLPGTKKKIPEMLMRAGWGRAQLDLICHGEKDFVVAPPSRMGIGGQVQWARPPGESTRWLPEAAELIPTLAYACGRERY; translated from the coding sequence ATGACTGTGCTGTCACTCCCCGAGGGCGACCTCGCCGAGCCCGGCCCCGCCCCGGCGGGCGCGGACCCGCTCGGGCTGAAGGCCGCCGCACTGGACTACATCGAGGAACGGCACTGGGACATCCTCCCGGGCGCGTCGGTCATGCGCGTGGACGGCGCCTGGCACTGCTCCTGCGGCAACGCCGCGTGCCCGGCCTTCGGCTCGCACCCGGCGCACCGCGACTGGAACAAGCAGATCACCGCTCAGCCCTCGCGAGTACACAGCTGGTGGGGGGAACACCCCGACGCGGCGATCCTGCTCCCCACCGGCCGCACCTTCGACGTCATCGACGTCCCGGAGCAGGCCGGCTGCCTGGCCCTGGCGCGCCTGGAGCGCAGCGGCGCGAACCTGGGGCCGGTCGCGGCCACCCCGACCAGGCGCCTGTACTTCTTCGTCCTACCCGGCACCAAGAAGAAGATCCCTGAGATGCTCATGCGCGCCGGCTGGGGCCGGGCCCAGCTGGACCTGATCTGCCACGGCGAGAAGGACTTCGTGGTGGCGCCGCCCTCGCGCATGGGCATCGGCGGCCAGGTGCAGTGGGCCCGCCCGCCGGGGGAGTCGACCCGGTGGCTGCCGGAGGCCGCGGAGCTGATCCCGACGCTGGCCTACGCGTGCGGACGCGAGCGGTACTGA
- a CDS encoding LPXTG cell wall anchor domain-containing protein, with amino-acid sequence MPSSLRRRRRASLFLASAAALAVTAFGALPAAAASGTGQNATTGTAKAVAGQVDLDVQLLQGLLGGLHLTGPDGLDVPLANLSLGEADAPNASGDSANFTNSVIRLRDDLIATLHLPGPEADLIKADAVSGTARVINGPGGYAQAYATVANLRLFLPLLTLPGASADNGILKVDLVSAQATCVPGQKPVASAKMPTTINLLGRDIPVPLTGDVALNLPGVADIDVHLAPTSTVNDAGASSAVEARVTVNALGLAKVSGAIVLASASCTTPSAAAAGGGTPTGQASSSSSAPGAGTTTTAAAPTSKAGSTVTASPAALDAKATGSLAHTGASGSLMPIAIIAVVLVVGGAGLVLFLRKKAAGLPPNE; translated from the coding sequence ATGCCTTCCTCCCTCCGGCGTCGGCGCCGCGCCTCCCTGTTCCTCGCCTCCGCGGCGGCTCTGGCCGTGACCGCGTTCGGCGCGCTGCCCGCCGCTGCTGCCTCCGGCACCGGCCAGAACGCCACGACCGGGACCGCCAAGGCGGTGGCCGGCCAGGTCGACCTGGACGTGCAACTGCTCCAGGGCCTGCTCGGCGGACTGCACCTCACCGGGCCCGACGGCCTGGACGTCCCGCTGGCCAACCTGTCGCTGGGCGAGGCCGACGCGCCGAACGCCAGCGGCGACTCGGCGAACTTCACCAACTCCGTGATCCGGCTGCGCGACGACCTGATCGCCACCCTGCACCTCCCGGGCCCGGAGGCGGACCTGATCAAGGCCGACGCGGTGTCCGGGACCGCGCGGGTCATCAACGGCCCCGGCGGCTACGCGCAGGCCTACGCGACGGTCGCGAACCTCAGGCTGTTCCTGCCGCTGCTGACCCTGCCGGGCGCCAGCGCCGACAACGGGATCCTGAAGGTGGACCTGGTGTCCGCGCAGGCGACGTGCGTGCCGGGCCAGAAGCCGGTGGCGTCGGCGAAGATGCCGACCACGATCAACCTGCTGGGGCGGGACATCCCGGTTCCGCTGACCGGCGACGTGGCGCTGAACCTGCCCGGGGTGGCGGACATCGACGTGCACCTCGCGCCGACCAGCACGGTGAACGACGCGGGCGCGTCCTCCGCCGTCGAGGCGCGGGTCACCGTGAACGCGCTGGGGCTGGCCAAGGTGAGCGGCGCGATCGTGCTCGCGTCGGCGTCGTGCACGACGCCGAGCGCGGCGGCGGCCGGCGGCGGGACGCCGACCGGGCAGGCGTCGTCGTCGAGTTCGGCCCCGGGCGCCGGGACGACCACGACCGCCGCGGCACCGACCTCGAAGGCCGGCAGCACCGTCACGGCCTCCCCGGCGGCGCTGGACGCGAAGGCGACCGGATCGCTGGCGCACACCGGGGCGAGCGGGTCGCTGATGCCGATCGCGATCATCGCGGTGGTGCTCGTGGTGGGTGGCGCCGGGCTGGTGCTGTTCCTTCGGAAGAAGGCCGCGGGGTTGCCGCCGAACGAGTAG
- a CDS encoding transcriptional regulator, with protein MEGHRGPREPNRRLAELIAEAGCSNAGLARRVNLAGAELGLDLRYDKTSVARWLRGQQPRATTPALIAEALGRKLGRPVTVEEIGMVDERDGSSSLALGLAADTQEAISVAAGLWRADAAGREQLRAASFAVTAMVGPSRDWLIMPEDPVVARGMAAAKNGHAPLRVGMSDVAAVRAATDAFRTLDHRFGGGHVRVLAVRYLDGVVAELLRGTYPERVGRQLFGAAAALTELAGYLACDTGRLGLAQRYYIQALRLSQASGDRAHGGHILSAMSHLANSLGAPRETVQLARSADEGARGMASSHVRAEFFCAEARGHAAMRDRRAAEQALGRATDELERSGGDAPVWSSYFDHHYIADAAAACHRDLDQPRQAAEQAATALAGFGTDKTRRRVLNLFTLASARVQGGEVEAGCAAATEAVKLSARARSARAVEALHDFDRRLDPYATVAATREFRGLIAARRPGEPINA; from the coding sequence ATGGAGGGGCACCGAGGGCCGCGCGAGCCGAATCGCAGACTCGCCGAGCTGATCGCCGAGGCCGGCTGCTCGAACGCCGGGCTGGCCCGGAGGGTCAATCTGGCGGGCGCCGAGCTGGGGCTGGACCTGCGTTATGACAAGACTTCGGTGGCGCGCTGGCTGCGCGGACAGCAGCCGCGGGCCACCACGCCGGCGCTGATCGCCGAGGCGCTGGGCCGCAAGCTCGGCCGGCCGGTCACCGTCGAGGAGATCGGCATGGTGGACGAGCGGGACGGGAGTTCCTCGCTCGCCCTGGGACTGGCCGCCGACACTCAGGAGGCGATCTCGGTCGCGGCCGGGTTGTGGCGGGCCGACGCCGCCGGACGCGAGCAGTTGCGGGCCGCCTCGTTCGCGGTCACGGCGATGGTCGGGCCGAGCCGGGACTGGCTGATCATGCCGGAGGATCCGGTGGTGGCGCGGGGGATGGCCGCCGCCAAGAACGGGCACGCCCCGCTGCGCGTCGGCATGTCCGACGTGGCCGCCGTGCGGGCCGCCACCGATGCCTTCCGGACGCTGGACCACCGCTTCGGCGGCGGACACGTCCGGGTGCTGGCCGTGCGCTACCTGGACGGCGTGGTCGCCGAACTGCTGCGCGGGACCTACCCCGAGCGGGTCGGGCGCCAGCTGTTCGGCGCCGCCGCCGCGCTCACCGAACTGGCCGGCTACCTCGCCTGCGACACCGGCCGCCTGGGTCTGGCGCAGCGGTACTACATCCAGGCTTTGAGGCTGTCCCAGGCCTCGGGCGACCGGGCCCATGGCGGGCACATCCTGTCGGCGATGAGTCACCTGGCCAACTCCCTCGGGGCGCCGCGCGAGACCGTGCAGTTGGCGCGGTCGGCCGACGAGGGGGCCCGGGGCATGGCGTCCTCGCACGTGCGCGCCGAGTTCTTCTGCGCCGAGGCCCGCGGGCACGCCGCGATGCGCGACCGGCGCGCGGCCGAGCAGGCGCTGGGCCGGGCCACCGACGAACTGGAGCGCAGCGGGGGTGACGCCCCGGTCTGGTCCTCGTATTTCGACCACCACTACATAGCCGATGCGGCCGCCGCCTGCCACCGCGATCTGGACCAGCCGCGCCAGGCCGCCGAACAGGCCGCGACGGCGCTGGCCGGTTTCGGCACGGACAAGACCCGGCGCCGGGTGCTGAACCTGTTCACCCTTGCCTCGGCCCGGGTGCAGGGCGGGGAGGTGGAGGCCGGCTGCGCGGCGGCGACGGAGGCCGTCAAGCTGTCCGCCCGGGCGCGCTCGGCCCGTGCGGTGGAGGCGCTGCACGACTTCGACCGGCGCCTGGACCCCTACGCGACGGTCGCCGCGACCCGCGAGTTCCGAGGCCTGATCGCGGCGCGCCGCCCCGGCGAGCCCATCAACGCCTGA
- a CDS encoding tetratricopeptide repeat protein, whose protein sequence is MLGLAARPWETPAADQKDGPESELQPWQLADVLTRSSVSTTALDQMERAAMKLAALYPSTPPERLMPQVMGLSSRVHEVLSLPASLRIKRRGVQVAGILAGLAGHLYLDLGDRDRSASFYEVGRVAGEEAEDDGLVAWVLTMQSIGQFFEGDSGTAVKYLEEAARLTRGGANRRRHAWVSAQLARAYATHGDSDVALRTLEEASASFEGADEAGGIDFFDEARLSGIAGTCNLLIGQPSAASRNLAEALDHRAPEDHKGRALLTLDLASCLIRAGEIEEACNVGGTALNVSSDSVVQPIAIRARALQQELQPWSELVSVQVFGERLRALLSSPAALEG, encoded by the coding sequence ATGCTCGGACTTGCGGCTAGGCCTTGGGAGACGCCAGCTGCCGATCAGAAAGACGGGCCGGAGAGCGAGCTTCAGCCGTGGCAGCTCGCAGACGTACTCACGCGGTCATCGGTCAGCACGACCGCGCTCGATCAGATGGAGCGCGCAGCGATGAAGCTCGCAGCTCTGTACCCATCGACACCGCCAGAGCGGCTCATGCCGCAGGTCATGGGGCTGTCCAGCAGGGTTCACGAGGTTCTGTCCTTGCCGGCCTCGTTGAGGATCAAGCGCCGTGGCGTGCAAGTGGCGGGAATCCTCGCCGGCCTCGCTGGCCACCTCTATCTTGACCTTGGCGACCGCGATCGGTCTGCGAGCTTCTACGAGGTGGGGCGTGTAGCTGGTGAAGAAGCCGAAGACGATGGGCTCGTTGCGTGGGTTCTCACGATGCAGAGCATCGGCCAGTTCTTCGAGGGTGACTCTGGTACAGCGGTCAAATACCTTGAGGAAGCGGCCCGGCTAACCCGAGGCGGCGCTAATCGTCGTCGCCACGCTTGGGTATCTGCTCAACTAGCGCGGGCATACGCTACGCACGGCGATTCGGACGTCGCTCTGCGAACGCTTGAAGAGGCCTCGGCGAGCTTCGAAGGTGCCGATGAGGCAGGGGGTATCGACTTCTTCGATGAGGCGCGTTTGAGCGGAATCGCGGGCACATGCAATCTGCTCATCGGGCAGCCTTCCGCCGCGAGCCGGAACCTGGCTGAGGCGCTGGACCACCGGGCGCCAGAGGATCACAAAGGCCGGGCCTTGCTGACCCTGGATCTTGCTTCCTGTCTCATTAGGGCGGGCGAGATTGAGGAAGCGTGCAACGTAGGCGGCACTGCTCTCAACGTGTCCTCTGACTCGGTAGTTCAGCCGATCGCCATTCGGGCTCGTGCGTTGCAGCAGGAACTTCAGCCGTGGAGCGAACTAGTATCGGTCCAAGTGTTTGGAGAGCGCCTGCGGGCACTGCTCTCGTCACCTGCGGCGTTGGAGGGCTGA
- a CDS encoding M48 family metallopeptidase, producing MALTETPRTVQFTCPQCGWAGEFDARFAPWCIPNDHDLVAKDEQQKVAGQKKRVRRKREKARQRGEALEERLVQTGELRPGSLARSAAVVFGLTVHAITLLVFFGAVAALFSGNWLLYLLAFLGFGVVWALRPRLAKRPGTEWLRREKVPQLFAILDRISAATGAPTPKYVKLDARFNAGTGRRGIRHEPVLILGAPLWQILDGDERLALLGHELGHQVNGDTTQGVLVATAHNSLYQWRALLYPRRGGRAIPGAEGLAQVLMPVVLLPFYLAVTGLQMFYGWLQVHVALRAEFLADDIAAQTASSTAALSLMRKLSARLSVETYVTRVRFGRRTARNNPTPEDAMEMWIGLQDYIKTVPEHEYIRAARLSEYRGTQIDASHPADYLRIRLLKGRPPRRAAVTVSEDEWLGVDLELASHVAEVGRSMLR from the coding sequence GTGGCACTGACAGAAACGCCGCGAACTGTTCAGTTCACCTGTCCGCAGTGCGGGTGGGCGGGGGAGTTCGACGCCAGATTCGCGCCCTGGTGCATCCCGAACGACCACGACCTCGTCGCGAAGGATGAACAGCAGAAGGTGGCGGGTCAGAAGAAGCGGGTCCGACGCAAGCGTGAGAAGGCGAGGCAACGGGGGGAGGCGCTTGAGGAGCGTCTGGTCCAGACCGGCGAGCTGCGTCCCGGAAGCCTGGCGCGGTCGGCGGCGGTGGTGTTCGGTCTCACGGTCCACGCGATCACCCTCCTGGTGTTCTTCGGAGCGGTGGCCGCGCTGTTCAGCGGCAACTGGCTGCTGTATCTCCTGGCCTTCCTCGGGTTCGGCGTGGTCTGGGCGCTGCGGCCCCGGCTCGCGAAACGTCCCGGCACCGAGTGGCTGCGGCGCGAGAAAGTGCCGCAGCTGTTCGCGATCCTGGACCGGATCAGTGCGGCGACCGGCGCTCCGACGCCCAAGTACGTCAAGCTCGACGCCCGCTTCAACGCCGGTACCGGCCGGCGGGGCATCCGCCACGAGCCGGTGCTGATCCTCGGCGCCCCGCTGTGGCAGATCCTCGACGGCGACGAGCGGCTGGCCCTGCTCGGCCACGAACTCGGCCACCAGGTCAACGGCGACACCACGCAGGGCGTCCTGGTCGCCACCGCGCACAACAGCCTCTATCAGTGGCGGGCACTGCTCTATCCGAGGCGCGGCGGCCGGGCGATACCCGGTGCGGAAGGACTCGCGCAGGTCCTGATGCCCGTGGTCCTGCTCCCCTTCTACCTGGCGGTGACCGGACTCCAGATGTTCTACGGCTGGCTCCAGGTCCATGTCGCGCTGCGGGCCGAGTTCCTCGCCGACGACATCGCCGCGCAGACGGCGTCCAGCACGGCCGCGCTCAGCTTGATGCGCAAGCTGAGCGCGCGCCTCTCGGTGGAGACGTACGTGACCCGCGTCAGGTTCGGACGCCGGACCGCGCGCAACAACCCGACCCCCGAGGACGCGATGGAGATGTGGATCGGGCTGCAGGACTACATCAAGACAGTCCCGGAGCACGAGTACATTCGCGCGGCGCGGCTGTCGGAGTACCGCGGCACGCAGATCGACGCCTCGCACCCCGCGGACTACCTCCGCATCCGGCTGCTCAAGGGGCGGCCGCCCCGCCGCGCGGCGGTGACGGTCTCCGAGGACGAGTGGCTCGGTGTGGACCTCGAACTCGCCTCCCACGTCGCGGAAGTCGGCCGGTCGATGCTCCGCTGA
- a CDS encoding metal-dependent transcriptional regulator: protein MYGGRAARGKGLENVSSDLIDTTEMYLRTIYELVEEGIVPLRARIAERLGQSGPTVSQTVARMERDGLLTVEGDRHLELTGAGREQATRVMRKHRLAERLLTDVIGLAWEDVHVEACRWEHVMSEAVERRLLELLDHPTESPYGNPIPGLAELDDTVGEGEAFLDADVANLRDVVERGARSAAAQNLVVRRLGEPLQNDPELMLRLRRAGVQPGQTVRATVSPGGVLLGSVGETAELDLDLAGHVFVTVRAA from the coding sequence ATGTACGGCGGCCGTGCGGCCCGCGGGAAGGGACTGGAGAACGTGAGCAGCGACCTCATCGACACCACCGAGATGTACCTGCGGACCATCTACGAGCTCGTGGAGGAGGGCATCGTCCCGCTGCGCGCCCGGATCGCCGAGCGGCTGGGGCAGAGCGGCCCGACCGTCAGCCAGACCGTGGCCCGCATGGAGCGCGACGGGCTCCTGACCGTCGAGGGCGACCGGCACCTGGAGCTCACCGGCGCCGGCCGCGAGCAGGCCACCCGCGTGATGCGCAAGCACCGGCTGGCCGAGCGGCTGCTGACCGACGTGATCGGGCTGGCGTGGGAGGACGTCCACGTCGAGGCCTGCCGCTGGGAGCACGTGATGAGCGAGGCGGTGGAGCGGCGCCTGCTGGAGCTGCTGGACCACCCGACCGAGTCGCCCTACGGCAACCCCATCCCGGGCCTGGCCGAGCTCGACGACACCGTCGGCGAGGGCGAGGCGTTCCTGGACGCCGACGTGGCCAACCTGCGCGACGTCGTGGAGCGCGGCGCGCGCTCGGCCGCGGCGCAGAACCTGGTGGTGCGCCGGCTCGGCGAGCCGCTGCAGAACGACCCGGAGCTGATGCTGCGCCTGCGCCGGGCCGGCGTGCAGCCGGGCCAGACGGTCCGCGCGACGGTCTCGCCCGGCGGTGTGCTGCTGGGTTCGGTCGGCGAGACCGCCGAACTGGACCTGGATCTGGCCGGCCACGTGTTCGTCACGGTGCGCGCCGCCTGA
- a CDS encoding helix-turn-helix domain-containing protein, which yields MALGLPVRGKAAISEWETETHVPTFENLILWAGKVERRLVIEDRRGELQSLVRPRAGESWVPFERRRLACPLRRRRDDLGLSILEVSKRVGVHRDSVGRWEYALVPPRPIALVVWAQALGCSLGLREVAEPNSPLSTSNGRQIRDAVANARRSAEGMRSAGRA from the coding sequence GTGGCGCTCGGTCTGCCGGTGCGGGGTAAGGCGGCAATTTCGGAGTGGGAGACCGAAACGCACGTTCCAACGTTTGAGAACCTCATCCTGTGGGCGGGCAAGGTTGAGCGGCGGCTGGTGATCGAGGATCGTCGGGGTGAGTTGCAGAGTCTCGTGCGGCCGCGTGCCGGGGAGTCTTGGGTGCCTTTTGAGCGGCGGCGATTGGCGTGTCCGTTGAGGCGCCGTCGTGACGATCTGGGGCTATCCATACTTGAGGTAAGTAAGCGAGTTGGCGTGCACCGGGACTCTGTTGGCCGGTGGGAATATGCGCTTGTACCTCCCCGACCTATTGCGTTGGTTGTGTGGGCTCAGGCGCTGGGGTGTTCGCTTGGGCTGCGAGAGGTGGCAGAGCCAAATAGCCCGCTGTCTACGTCGAATGGTCGGCAAATTCGGGACGCTGTAGCAAACGCGCGTCGCAGTGCTGAGGGGATGCGAAGCGCGGGCCGGGCGTAG
- a CDS encoding recombinase family protein: MSVASEIELAEWDGVLIPERVRNRGSVTLSLNAALRAHKPLRPGVYLRISHDRFGNEKGVTRQLEDANWKRTDLGWGPFAKVYKENDTGAYKKRKVARPDGSVEWEVIRPEFRQMLKDLLDGVIDGIIFYDQDRLVRQPRDLEDLIDVIEFKGRPTAARTTPRPPRRASAELPGAKRDHGAGEEDAAFARHRPSAGTSAAHS, encoded by the coding sequence ATGTCTGTAGCGTCCGAGATCGAACTTGCCGAGTGGGATGGCGTCCTGATACCTGAGCGGGTCCGCAATCGAGGGTCTGTGACGCTGTCGCTCAACGCCGCTCTGCGTGCCCACAAGCCGCTACGGCCGGGTGTCTATCTGCGGATCTCACATGACCGCTTCGGGAACGAGAAGGGCGTCACACGCCAGCTCGAAGACGCCAACTGGAAGCGGACCGACCTTGGGTGGGGTCCGTTCGCCAAGGTCTACAAAGAGAACGACACGGGTGCATATAAGAAGCGGAAGGTCGCGCGACCTGACGGAAGCGTTGAGTGGGAGGTCATCCGGCCGGAGTTTCGGCAAATGCTCAAAGACCTGCTAGACGGCGTCATCGACGGCATCATCTTCTACGACCAAGACCGCCTCGTACGGCAGCCGCGCGACCTCGAAGACTTGATCGACGTCATCGAGTTCAAGGGGCGGCCTACGGCCGCGCGCACAACACCCAGACCGCCCCGGCGAGCAAGCGCCGAACTCCCAGGCGCCAAACGTGATCATGGGGCCGGGGAAGAGGACGCGGCCTTTGCTCGCCACCGGCCCAGCGCCGGGACATCAGCCGCCCATTCATGA
- a CDS encoding UdgX family uracil-DNA binding protein (This protein belongs to the uracil DNA glycosylase superfamily, members of which act in excision repair of DNA. However, it belongs more specifically to UdgX branch, whose founding member was found to bind uracil in DNA (where it does not belong), without cleaving it, appears to promote DNA repair by a pathway involving RecA, rather than base excision.) has protein sequence MSLPIPRGVSIDALRTAALACQGCELHRAQPGSLSGPTQTVFSKGNPAARVVFVGEQPGDMEDRAGLPFVGPAGQLFDRAIAEAGIDPKQAYVTNSVKHFRFLQDRAGGRRIHKTPETPHIEACKPWLRAELAIVDPEVIVALGATAGRALIGPQFRVTRERGKVLMWPPSGDSGFGADPSRRRAVSFVATSHPSAVLRADNQETAYKEMVSDLLLVARLLA, from the coding sequence ATGTCGCTGCCGATTCCGCGCGGGGTCTCGATCGACGCGCTGCGCACGGCCGCCCTGGCCTGCCAGGGATGCGAACTTCACCGGGCCCAGCCCGGCTCGTTGAGCGGACCGACGCAGACGGTCTTCTCCAAGGGGAACCCCGCCGCGCGGGTCGTGTTCGTGGGCGAACAACCCGGGGACATGGAGGACCGCGCGGGCCTGCCGTTCGTCGGACCCGCCGGGCAGCTGTTCGACCGCGCGATCGCCGAGGCGGGCATCGACCCGAAGCAGGCCTATGTCACCAACAGCGTGAAGCACTTCCGCTTCCTGCAGGACCGCGCGGGAGGCCGCCGCATCCACAAGACGCCGGAGACACCGCACATCGAGGCGTGCAAGCCGTGGCTGCGCGCGGAGCTGGCGATCGTGGACCCCGAGGTGATCGTGGCGCTGGGCGCCACCGCGGGGCGCGCCCTGATCGGCCCGCAGTTCCGGGTGACGCGCGAGCGCGGCAAGGTCCTGATGTGGCCGCCGTCCGGCGACTCCGGATTCGGTGCTGACCCCTCGCGGCGGCGCGCGGTGTCCTTCGTCGCGACCTCGCATCCGTCGGCGGTGCTGCGTGCGGACAATCAGGAGACCGCTTATAAGGAGATGGTGTCGGACCTGCTGTTGGTCGCGCGGCTGCTGGCTTGA
- a CDS encoding MFS transporter, which translates to MTESAAMTIVSLHSDSPRSDSADSPAPVRRRDPRPGGLGRDWHVLFTASAVSVLGDGAFVAALPLLAAGYTRDPRLISGLTVAGTLPWLVFSLQAGAIADRSESRRLSVRAQGWQLLCVLAVGLLAMDRGAGWGLAALYVLAFGLGMAAALAKSASQPLMTSVVPRDRLISANGQLYTAQSVAKDFVGPALGAALFALTPTLPFWADAVTFAVSMLLIARLPRTGAPAAAPGRQRRALRADVKEGLTWLAHHRLLRTTTMLSAAANFGSTMGAATLVLYVGTHRYGVLLSIAAIGGIVGGLVSRAAVARLGGRVVARLCSSVTPLAGIGIGLFGPNLFVVGVLLGVGSMSASLWNVAVVTQRQRLVPPQLLGRVSSAGIMVMWGMQPLGALAGGLIAAWFGLAAPWLVGGGLRIVASVLAIRPLREWQD; encoded by the coding sequence ATGACTGAATCCGCGGCCATGACCATCGTCTCTCTGCATTCCGACTCCCCCCGCTCCGACTCCGCGGACTCCCCCGCGCCGGTCCGCCGCCGGGATCCGCGCCCCGGCGGACTCGGCCGCGACTGGCACGTGCTGTTCACCGCCAGTGCCGTCTCCGTGCTCGGCGACGGCGCGTTCGTCGCCGCGCTGCCGCTGCTCGCCGCCGGGTACACCAGGGATCCCCGGTTGATATCCGGGCTCACCGTGGCCGGGACACTGCCCTGGCTCGTGTTCTCGTTGCAGGCCGGGGCGATCGCCGACCGCTCGGAGAGCCGGCGGTTGTCCGTCCGGGCGCAGGGCTGGCAGCTGCTGTGCGTGCTGGCCGTCGGGCTGCTGGCCATGGACCGCGGCGCCGGCTGGGGGCTCGCGGCGCTCTACGTGCTCGCCTTCGGTCTGGGCATGGCCGCCGCGCTGGCCAAGAGCGCTTCGCAGCCCCTGATGACGTCTGTGGTCCCGCGCGACCGGCTGATCTCGGCGAACGGGCAGCTGTACACCGCGCAGTCGGTGGCCAAGGACTTCGTGGGGCCGGCGCTCGGCGCGGCGCTGTTCGCGCTGACCCCGACGCTGCCGTTCTGGGCCGACGCCGTGACGTTCGCGGTGTCGATGCTGCTGATCGCGCGCCTGCCGCGGACCGGGGCGCCGGCCGCCGCGCCGGGGCGACAGCGGCGGGCCCTGCGCGCCGACGTGAAGGAGGGCCTGACCTGGCTGGCGCATCACCGGCTGCTGCGCACCACGACGATGCTGTCGGCGGCGGCGAACTTCGGCTCGACGATGGGGGCCGCGACGCTGGTGCTCTACGTGGGGACCCACCGTTACGGCGTGCTGCTGAGCATCGCCGCGATCGGCGGCATCGTCGGCGGGCTGGTCAGCCGGGCCGCGGTGGCCCGGCTCGGCGGACGCGTGGTGGCGCGCCTGTGCTCCTCGGTGACCCCGTTGGCGGGCATAGGGATCGGCTTGTTCGGACCGAACCTGTTCGTCGTCGGCGTGCTGCTCGGGGTCGGGAGCATGAGCGCTTCGCTGTGGAACGTGGCGGTGGTGACGCAGCGGCAGCGGCTGGTGCCGCCGCAGCTGCTGGGCCGGGTGTCGAGCGCCGGGATCATGGTGATGTGGGGGATGCAGCCGCTGGGCGCGCTGGCCGGCGGGCTGATCGCGGCGTGGTTCGGGCTGGCGGCGCCGTGGCTGGTCGGGGGCGGGCTGCGGATCGTCGCCTCGGTGCTGGCGATCCGGCCGCTGCGGGAGTGGCAGGACTGA